In a single window of the Leptospira sanjuanensis genome:
- a CDS encoding ribosomal-processing cysteine protease Prp: MIAIRITRKGEFYSSLESEGHSPASLGKKGENLLCSAVSVLVQTLYLHLLQSGKVKPAEIRDGYLRFEVLEQDALIQTSFDLVLTGLKNLKNQYPTEIELIGVPENGT; encoded by the coding sequence TTGATCGCCATTCGGATCACTCGCAAAGGAGAATTTTATTCTTCCTTGGAAAGCGAGGGACATTCTCCCGCTTCTCTTGGAAAAAAAGGCGAGAATCTTCTCTGCTCTGCCGTCTCGGTTCTGGTTCAGACCTTATATCTGCACCTCCTCCAATCCGGCAAAGTGAAACCGGCAGAAATCCGCGACGGATATCTTCGGTTCGAGGTTCTCGAGCAAGACGCATTGATACAAACTAGTTTTGATTTGGTTCTTACCGGGCTAAAAAACCTCAAGAATCAATATCCGACAGAAATTGAACTGATAGGAGTACCTGAAAATGGCACATAA
- a CDS encoding MarR family winged helix-turn-helix transcriptional regulator: protein MKQEFAIHLLSRTRDRIQKFLTKEFEKEGIKDLVPAHGGVLYALGAAGEMTMSELASTLDRTNSTVTALLDKMEELKYVKRIQSADDERVFTAVLTAKGRSTREAVLRASQTTTQKLYKGLLPEEKETFIRLLERIHSNFEK from the coding sequence ATGAAGCAAGAATTCGCAATCCATCTTCTTTCGAGAACCAGAGACAGAATCCAAAAATTCCTAACGAAAGAATTCGAAAAGGAAGGAATCAAGGATCTCGTTCCCGCACACGGAGGGGTTCTTTACGCTCTTGGAGCCGCGGGAGAAATGACGATGAGCGAACTCGCATCGACGTTGGACCGGACCAACTCCACGGTCACGGCCTTATTGGACAAGATGGAGGAATTGAAATACGTGAAACGAATTCAATCCGCCGACGACGAACGGGTTTTTACGGCCGTGTTGACGGCCAAGGGAAGATCGACTCGGGAAGCCGTGTTACGCGCTTCGCAAACGACGACTCAAAAACTCTACAAAGGTCTTCTCCCTGAAGAAAAGGAAACCTTTATCCGTCTTTTGGAAAGAATTCATTCGAATTTTGAAAAGTGA
- the fabG gene encoding 3-oxoacyl-ACP reductase FabG → MFRNRTIVITGSARGIGKVTAKNFLNKEATVIVSDLDPIQVEKTVHELLQIGKGKVFGKLCDVRDKAQVKELAEFAFQTTGRLDVWINNAGIIKDDLLLRMSEEKWNEVFDVNLRGAFFGTQAAAKYMIKQEYGRIINIGSVSGFYGNGGQANYSSAKAGLMTLTKSSARELASRNVTVNCVASGFIDNDFAANVPKEAREKILDTIPLKIDRNPEEAVSSAIHFFASEEADWITGATLRVDGGMMIGF, encoded by the coding sequence ATGTTTCGGAATAGAACGATCGTAATCACCGGTTCCGCGCGCGGAATCGGAAAAGTCACGGCAAAGAATTTTTTAAACAAAGAAGCGACCGTAATCGTCTCCGACTTGGACCCGATCCAAGTGGAAAAAACCGTTCACGAACTTTTGCAGATCGGCAAAGGAAAGGTTTTCGGAAAACTCTGCGACGTGCGCGACAAAGCCCAAGTCAAGGAACTCGCCGAATTTGCGTTTCAAACGACGGGAAGATTGGACGTTTGGATCAACAACGCCGGCATCATAAAGGACGATCTTCTTTTGCGGATGAGCGAGGAAAAATGGAACGAAGTCTTCGACGTAAATCTCAGAGGCGCTTTTTTCGGAACACAGGCCGCGGCAAAGTATATGATAAAACAGGAATATGGAAGAATCATAAACATCGGTTCGGTGTCCGGGTTTTACGGTAACGGAGGACAAGCGAATTATTCGTCCGCGAAAGCGGGCCTCATGACTCTGACGAAATCCTCCGCGAGGGAACTCGCCTCCCGGAACGTCACGGTCAACTGCGTCGCTTCCGGTTTTATCGACAACGACTTTGCCGCAAACGTTCCGAAAGAAGCGCGGGAAAAGATTCTCGATACGATTCCCCTAAAGATCGATCGGAATCCGGAAGAAGCCGTTTCCTCCGCGATTCACTTTTTTGCATCGGAGGAAGCGGATTGGATTACGGGAGCGACACTTCGTGTGGACGGGGGAATGATGATCGGCTTCTAA
- a CDS encoding UDP-3-O-acyl-N-acetylglucosamine deacetylase, which yields MQVLTDLRKISELKKSRFANPFRFPEHFQDSRLSVDRNASYTIQKPFVINGISTLENKPTRITVKPSEGTYSRFTHSGKSYELNPSFCIKGNHNIQLGDVKIIEHPIAFQSAFGLYLDFELEESSFPTFDHCNQVYWDGVLENLQKIGDVPKITVTKPFVTLWDKGYCILEPDDGSGTLFLDHQVSYPGNTVGDSRIQTEMTPEIFAYIASARTTAFRSGAEAEKFYQIGLAGGLKDYPFTLENVILLNEEKIFNPREKFVHEGRNYEFMAHELIDILAWIRFVEEEYKGRWIGKMTTFLFDHHKQIDIARFVCDRKRFSEIGISVL from the coding sequence ATGCAGGTTCTCACAGATCTCCGAAAAATTTCAGAACTCAAAAAAAGCCGATTTGCAAATCCGTTTCGGTTTCCCGAACATTTTCAAGACTCGAGATTGTCCGTCGATCGAAACGCTTCTTACACGATTCAAAAGCCCTTCGTTATAAACGGAATTTCGACGCTGGAAAACAAACCGACCCGAATTACCGTAAAACCTTCCGAAGGCACTTATTCCCGCTTTACTCATTCCGGAAAAAGTTACGAGCTGAATCCGTCTTTTTGTATAAAAGGAAATCATAATATACAACTCGGCGACGTGAAAATCATCGAACATCCGATCGCATTTCAATCCGCGTTCGGATTGTACTTGGATTTCGAATTGGAAGAATCCAGTTTTCCCACGTTCGATCATTGCAACCAGGTTTATTGGGACGGGGTTCTGGAGAATTTGCAAAAGATCGGAGACGTTCCGAAGATCACCGTAACCAAACCGTTCGTCACCCTTTGGGACAAAGGATATTGTATTTTAGAACCCGACGACGGAAGCGGAACCTTGTTTCTGGATCATCAGGTAAGTTATCCGGGAAATACGGTCGGCGACTCGAGAATTCAAACGGAAATGACTCCCGAAATTTTCGCGTATATCGCTTCCGCAAGAACCACCGCGTTTCGCTCCGGAGCGGAAGCGGAGAAGTTCTATCAAATCGGACTCGCTGGCGGTTTAAAGGATTATCCGTTCACGCTTGAAAACGTAATTTTGTTAAACGAAGAAAAGATCTTCAACCCGCGGGAAAAGTTCGTCCACGAAGGAAGGAATTACGAATTTATGGCGCACGAGCTGATCGATATTCTTGCTTGGATCCGTTTCGTGGAAGAGGAATACAAAGGAAGATGGATCGGAAAGATGACCACGTTCTTATTCGATCATCACAAACAGATCGACATCGCCCGGTTCGTTTGCGATCGAAAGAGATTCTCCGAGATCGGAATTTCCGTTCTTTGA
- a CDS encoding alpha-glucosidase — MTAKKKTFKKKSSDQLDKWWQKTTIYQIYPRSFADTNGDGIGDIPGIISKLDYLRDLGFETIWVSPMYKSPQMDHGYDVSDYYSMAPEYGTVQDAEKLIKEVHKRGMKIVFDMVMNHTSDEHDWFKESRSSRDNPKRDWYIWRDGKGKNKPPNNWSSFVTPKAWNYDKKTDQWYLASFLDFQPDLNYYNPQVKKAMFDVLRFWLKKGVDGFRLDIFHAIYKDRHFRDNPFRFKYIVSENDHDGYFQSRVYTVNHPNNFEFAKELRAVLEEFNGDRFSVGEVAGDDHIIKRYLGEKRDGLNLIFMFETLLLKFKTTFFKGIIKKMEEVYPYPYIPTYVFGNHDQRRYMRKINNNLEKGKLVALFQFTARGVPVTYYGEEIGMTNETIKLTEAQDPLARIYRWLGDTLSEFLGLADIIIRDRARSPMQWDDSPNAGFTTKKAKPWIRVHGNYKERNVLVESEDRDSLLNTYKGILHLRNKSDALREGRLTLIEENVPKDMLVYLREFGAERKLIVFNFGKKPRFFSNPTDCRKYFFSTTPFDHNEFDQFKIPGCSGIVLGNEYIRKKQ; from the coding sequence ATGACCGCTAAGAAAAAAACTTTCAAAAAGAAATCATCCGATCAACTCGATAAGTGGTGGCAAAAGACCACGATCTATCAGATTTACCCCCGCTCTTTTGCGGACACCAACGGAGATGGAATCGGAGACATTCCGGGAATTATCTCCAAGTTGGATTATCTTCGCGATCTGGGTTTTGAAACGATCTGGGTTTCTCCGATGTATAAAAGTCCGCAGATGGATCACGGGTACGACGTTAGCGACTATTACTCGATGGCTCCCGAATACGGAACCGTTCAGGATGCGGAAAAGCTAATAAAGGAAGTTCACAAGCGGGGAATGAAGATCGTGTTCGATATGGTGATGAATCATACTTCCGATGAACACGATTGGTTTAAGGAATCCCGTTCAAGCCGCGACAATCCGAAACGGGATTGGTATATCTGGAGGGACGGAAAAGGGAAGAATAAACCGCCGAACAACTGGAGCTCGTTCGTCACTCCCAAGGCTTGGAACTACGATAAGAAAACGGATCAATGGTATCTCGCGAGCTTTTTGGATTTTCAACCCGACCTGAATTACTACAATCCTCAAGTCAAAAAGGCGATGTTCGACGTTCTACGTTTTTGGCTGAAGAAGGGCGTGGACGGCTTTCGTCTCGATATCTTTCACGCGATCTATAAAGACAGGCATTTTCGGGACAATCCGTTTCGGTTTAAATACATCGTTTCGGAAAACGATCACGACGGTTATTTTCAAAGCCGCGTTTATACGGTAAATCATCCGAATAACTTCGAATTTGCGAAAGAACTCCGTGCCGTTTTGGAAGAATTCAACGGGGATCGTTTTTCGGTCGGAGAGGTCGCGGGCGACGATCATATCATCAAACGATACTTAGGTGAAAAGAGGGACGGTCTCAACCTCATCTTTATGTTCGAAACGCTTCTATTGAAATTTAAGACGACTTTTTTCAAAGGTATCATCAAAAAAATGGAAGAGGTTTATCCGTATCCGTACATTCCGACCTACGTTTTCGGGAATCACGATCAAAGACGCTACATGCGCAAGATCAACAACAACCTCGAAAAAGGAAAGCTTGTCGCTTTGTTTCAGTTTACCGCCAGAGGTGTTCCCGTTACTTATTACGGGGAAGAGATCGGAATGACGAACGAAACGATCAAACTTACGGAGGCGCAGGATCCACTCGCGAGAATCTATCGCTGGTTGGGAGATACTCTTTCCGAATTTTTAGGTTTGGCGGATATCATCATTCGGGACCGCGCCCGCTCCCCGATGCAGTGGGACGATTCACCAAACGCCGGCTTTACGACGAAAAAGGCAAAACCTTGGATTCGCGTTCACGGAAATTACAAGGAACGGAATGTTTTAGTCGAATCGGAGGACAGGGATTCCCTTTTGAATACGTACAAAGGAATTCTTCATTTAAGAAATAAAAGCGACGCGCTGCGGGAAGGAAGACTGACCTTGATCGAGGAGAACGTTCCCAAAGACATGCTCGTGTATCTCCGGGAATTCGGCGCCGAACGAAAGCTGATCGTTTTTAATTTCGGTAAAAAGCCGAGATTCT
- the rplU gene encoding 50S ribosomal protein L21: protein MYAIISVGNRQYKVTQDQEFLTEKTGKNAGESFDAKVLLFAESSNKVHIGQPELKTARVSLKVLEDVKGDKIHAYVYKRRKNYQKAWGHRQQLQKVKVVSLSAV, encoded by the coding sequence ATGTACGCTATTATTTCAGTTGGAAACAGACAATACAAGGTAACCCAGGATCAGGAATTTCTGACCGAAAAAACCGGCAAAAACGCGGGTGAATCCTTTGACGCAAAAGTTCTTCTTTTCGCGGAATCCAGCAATAAGGTTCATATCGGACAACCTGAGCTGAAAACGGCTCGTGTTTCCTTAAAAGTTCTCGAAGACGTAAAAGGTGACAAAATTCACGCTTACGTTTACAAAAGAAGAAAGAATTATCAAAAAGCTTGGGGCCACAGACAACAGCTCCAAAAAGTTAAGGTCGTTTCTCTCTCCGCAGTTTGA